One Takifugu rubripes chromosome 2, fTakRub1.2, whole genome shotgun sequence genomic region harbors:
- the LOC101065873 gene encoding intraflagellar transport protein 20 homolog isoform X1, protein MTSYIIVLVASTSLANLAMWLTNVAGVSTGPVTMAKDPLAEAGLYFDEVSGLQILDPDVRQKSLELKEECKIFIDDFGQFQKITGEQIQMLDELAKDVEREKKKAIGAKFLLNSMRRQREAKTQQLQALIAEKKMELERLCTEYEALHKIEMEENDFINQFMQK, encoded by the exons ATGACGAGTTATATCATTGTCTTGGTCGCTTCCACGAGCCTTGCGAATCTAGCTATGTGGCTAACTAATGTAGCCGGTGTTAGCACGG GCCCCGTGACCATGGCTAAAGACCCATTAGCCGAGGCAGGGTTGTATTTTGATGAGGTTAGTGGGCTGCAGATATTAGACCCTGACGTCAGACAGAAGAGCTTGGAGCTCAAGGAAGAATGCAAAATATTCATTGACG aTTTTGGACAGTTTCAGAAGATTACAGGAGAGCAGATTCAGATGCTGGATGAACTAGCCAAAGATgtggaaagagaaaagaagaag GCAATTGGAGCAAAATTCTTGCTGAATTCAATGCGAAGACAAAGGGAGGCAAAAACGCAGCAACTACAGGCTCTTATAGCCGAGAAGAAGATGGAGCTTGAGAG GTTATGTACAGAGTACGAAGCCCTGCATAAAatagagatggaggagaatgaTTTCATCAACCAGTTTATGCAGAAGTGA
- the LOC101065873 gene encoding intraflagellar transport protein 20 homolog isoform X2: MAKDPLAEAGLYFDEVSGLQILDPDVRQKSLELKEECKIFIDDFGQFQKITGEQIQMLDELAKDVEREKKKAIGAKFLLNSMRRQREAKTQQLQALIAEKKMELERLCTEYEALHKIEMEENDFINQFMQK; the protein is encoded by the exons ATGGCTAAAGACCCATTAGCCGAGGCAGGGTTGTATTTTGATGAGGTTAGTGGGCTGCAGATATTAGACCCTGACGTCAGACAGAAGAGCTTGGAGCTCAAGGAAGAATGCAAAATATTCATTGACG aTTTTGGACAGTTTCAGAAGATTACAGGAGAGCAGATTCAGATGCTGGATGAACTAGCCAAAGATgtggaaagagaaaagaagaag GCAATTGGAGCAAAATTCTTGCTGAATTCAATGCGAAGACAAAGGGAGGCAAAAACGCAGCAACTACAGGCTCTTATAGCCGAGAAGAAGATGGAGCTTGAGAG GTTATGTACAGAGTACGAAGCCCTGCATAAAatagagatggaggagaatgaTTTCATCAACCAGTTTATGCAGAAGTGA